A window of the Pongo abelii isolate AG06213 chromosome 10, NHGRI_mPonAbe1-v2.0_pri, whole genome shotgun sequence genome harbors these coding sequences:
- the NR4A1 gene encoding nuclear receptor subfamily 4immunitygroup A member 1 isoform X2 — MTSAQYKIKILIEGLHHGQRPGPAPPRQPGSCWALKADGIMWLAKACWSIQSEMPCIQAQYGTPAPSPGPRDHLASDPLTPEFIKPTMDLASPEAAPAAPTALPSFSTFMDGYTGEFDTFLYQLPGTVQPCSSASSSASSTSSSSATSPASASFKFEDFQVYGCYPGPLSGPVDEALSSSGSDYYGSPCSAPSPSTPSFQPPQLSPWDGSFGHFSPSQTYEGLRAWTEQLPKASGPPQPPAFFSFSPPTGPSPSLAQSPLKLFPSQATHQLGEGESYSMPTAFPGLASTSPHLEGSGILDAPVTSTKARSGAPGGSEGRCAVCGDNASCQHYGVRTCEGCKGFFKRTVQKNAKYICLANKDCPVDKRRRNRCQFCRFQKCLAVGMVKEVVRTDSLKGRRGRLPSKPKQPPDASPANLLTSLVRAHLDSGPSTAKLDYSKFQELVLPRFGKEDAGDVQQFYDLLSGSLEVIRKWAEKIPGFAELSPADQDLLLESAFLELFILRLAYRSKPGEGKLIFCSGLVLHRLQCARGFGDWIDSILAFSRSLHSLVVDVPAFACLSALVLITDRHGLQEPRRVEELQNRIASCLKEHVAAVAGEPQPASCLSRLLGKLPELRTLCTQGLQRIFYLKLEDLVPPPPIIDKIFMDTLPF, encoded by the exons AGATGCCCTGTATCCAAGCCCAATATGGGACACCAGCACCAAGTCCAGGACCCCGTGACCACCTGGCAAGCGACCCCTTGACCCCTGAGTTCATCAAGCCCACCATGGACCTGGCCAGCCCCGAGGCGGCCCCCGCTGCCCCCACTGCCCTGCCCAGCTTCAGCACCTTCATGGACGGCTACACAGGAGAGTTTGACACCTTCCTCTATCAGCTGCCGGGAACAGTCCAGCCAtgctcctcagcctcctcctcagcctcctccacATCCTCGTCCTCAGCCAcctcccctgcctctgcctccttcaAGTTTGAGGACTTCCAGGTGTACGGCTGCTACCCCGGCCCCCTGAGCGGCCCGGTGGATGAGGCCCTGTCCTCCAGTGGCTCTGACTACTATGGCAGCCCCTGCTCGGCCCCATCACCCTCCACGCCCAGCTTCCAGCCGCCCCAGCTCTCTCCCTGGGATGGCTCATTCGGCCACTTCTCGCCTAGCCAGACTTACGAAGGCCTGCGGGCATGGACAGAGCAGCTGCCCAAAGCCTCTGGGCCCCCACAGCCTCCAGCCTTCTTTTCCTTCAGTCCTCCCACCggtcccagccccagcctggctCAGAGCCCCCTGAAGTTGTTCCCCTCACAGGCCACCCAccagctgggggagggagagagctaTTCCATGCCTACGGCCTTCCCAGGTTTGGCATCCACTTCTCCACACCTTGAGGGCTCGGGGATACTGGATGCACCTGTGACCTCAACCAAGGCCCGGAGCGGGGCCCCAGGTGGAAGTGAAGGCCGCTGTGCTGTGTGTGGGGACAACGCGTCGTGCCAGCATTATGGCGTCCGCACCTGCGAGGGCTGCAAGGGCTTCTTCAAG CGCACAGTGCAGAAAAACGCCAAGTACATCTGCCTGGCTAACAAGGACTGCCCTGTGGACAAGAGGCGGCGAAACCGCTGCCAGTTCTGCCGCTTCCAGAAGTGCCTGGCGGTGGGCATGGTGAAGGAAG TTGTCCGAACAGACAGCCTGAAGGGGCGGCGGGGCCGGCTACCTTCAAAACCCAAGCAGCCCCCAGATGCCTCCCCTGCCAATCTCCTCACTTCCCTGGTCCGTGCACACCTGGACTCAGGGCCCAGCACTGCCAAACTGGACTACTCCAAG TTCCAGGAGCTAGTGCTGCCCCGCTTTGGGAAGGAAGATGCTGGGGATGTACAGCAGTTCTACGACCTGCTCTCCGGTTCTCTGGAGGTCATCCGCAAGTGGGCGGAGAAGATCCCTGGCTTTGCTGAGCTGTCACCAGCTGACCAGGACCTGTTGCTGGAGTCGGCCTTCCTGGAGCTCTTCATCCTCCGCCTGGCATACAG GTCTAAGCCAGGCGAGGGCAAGCTCATCTTCTGCTCAGGCCTGGTGCTACACCGGCTGCAGTGTGCCCGTGGCTTCGGCGACTGGATTGACAGCATCCTGGCCTTCTCAAGGTCCCTGCACAGCTTGGTTGTCGATGTCCCTGCCTTCGCCTGCCTCTCTGCCCTTGTCCTCATCACCG ACCGGCATGGGCTGCAGGAGCCGCGGCGGGTGGAGGAGCTGCAGAACCGCATCGCCAGCTGCCTGAAGGAGCACGTGGCAGCTGTGGCGGGCGAGCCCCAGCCAGCCAGCTGCCTGTCACGTCTGTTGGGCAAACTGCCCGAGCTGCGGACCCTGTGCACCCAGGGCCTGCAGCGCATCTTCTACCTCAAGCTGGAGGACTTGGTGCCCCCTCCACCCATCATTGACAAGATCTTCATGGACACACTGCCCTTCTGA
- the NR4A1 gene encoding nuclear receptor subfamily 4immunitygroup A member 1 isoform X3, giving the protein MWLAKACWSIQSEMPCIQAQYGTPAPSPGPRDHLASDPLTPEFIKPTMDLASPEAAPAAPTALPSFSTFMDGYTGEFDTFLYQLPGTVQPCSSASSSASSTSSSSATSPASASFKFEDFQVYGCYPGPLSGPVDEALSSSGSDYYGSPCSAPSPSTPSFQPPQLSPWDGSFGHFSPSQTYEGLRAWTEQLPKASGPPQPPAFFSFSPPTGPSPSLAQSPLKLFPSQATHQLGEGESYSMPTAFPGLASTSPHLEGSGILDAPVTSTKARSGAPGGSEGRCAVCGDNASCQHYGVRTCEGCKGFFKRTVQKNAKYICLANKDCPVDKRRRNRCQFCRFQKCLAVGMVKEVVRTDSLKGRRGRLPSKPKQPPDASPANLLTSLVRAHLDSGPSTAKLDYSKFQELVLPRFGKEDAGDVQQFYDLLSGSLEVIRKWAEKIPGFAELSPADQDLLLESAFLELFILRLAYRSKPGEGKLIFCSGLVLHRLQCARGFGDWIDSILAFSRSLHSLVVDVPAFACLSALVLITDRHGLQEPRRVEELQNRIASCLKEHVAAVAGEPQPASCLSRLLGKLPELRTLCTQGLQRIFYLKLEDLVPPPPIIDKIFMDTLPF; this is encoded by the exons AGATGCCCTGTATCCAAGCCCAATATGGGACACCAGCACCAAGTCCAGGACCCCGTGACCACCTGGCAAGCGACCCCTTGACCCCTGAGTTCATCAAGCCCACCATGGACCTGGCCAGCCCCGAGGCGGCCCCCGCTGCCCCCACTGCCCTGCCCAGCTTCAGCACCTTCATGGACGGCTACACAGGAGAGTTTGACACCTTCCTCTATCAGCTGCCGGGAACAGTCCAGCCAtgctcctcagcctcctcctcagcctcctccacATCCTCGTCCTCAGCCAcctcccctgcctctgcctccttcaAGTTTGAGGACTTCCAGGTGTACGGCTGCTACCCCGGCCCCCTGAGCGGCCCGGTGGATGAGGCCCTGTCCTCCAGTGGCTCTGACTACTATGGCAGCCCCTGCTCGGCCCCATCACCCTCCACGCCCAGCTTCCAGCCGCCCCAGCTCTCTCCCTGGGATGGCTCATTCGGCCACTTCTCGCCTAGCCAGACTTACGAAGGCCTGCGGGCATGGACAGAGCAGCTGCCCAAAGCCTCTGGGCCCCCACAGCCTCCAGCCTTCTTTTCCTTCAGTCCTCCCACCggtcccagccccagcctggctCAGAGCCCCCTGAAGTTGTTCCCCTCACAGGCCACCCAccagctgggggagggagagagctaTTCCATGCCTACGGCCTTCCCAGGTTTGGCATCCACTTCTCCACACCTTGAGGGCTCGGGGATACTGGATGCACCTGTGACCTCAACCAAGGCCCGGAGCGGGGCCCCAGGTGGAAGTGAAGGCCGCTGTGCTGTGTGTGGGGACAACGCGTCGTGCCAGCATTATGGCGTCCGCACCTGCGAGGGCTGCAAGGGCTTCTTCAAG CGCACAGTGCAGAAAAACGCCAAGTACATCTGCCTGGCTAACAAGGACTGCCCTGTGGACAAGAGGCGGCGAAACCGCTGCCAGTTCTGCCGCTTCCAGAAGTGCCTGGCGGTGGGCATGGTGAAGGAAG TTGTCCGAACAGACAGCCTGAAGGGGCGGCGGGGCCGGCTACCTTCAAAACCCAAGCAGCCCCCAGATGCCTCCCCTGCCAATCTCCTCACTTCCCTGGTCCGTGCACACCTGGACTCAGGGCCCAGCACTGCCAAACTGGACTACTCCAAG TTCCAGGAGCTAGTGCTGCCCCGCTTTGGGAAGGAAGATGCTGGGGATGTACAGCAGTTCTACGACCTGCTCTCCGGTTCTCTGGAGGTCATCCGCAAGTGGGCGGAGAAGATCCCTGGCTTTGCTGAGCTGTCACCAGCTGACCAGGACCTGTTGCTGGAGTCGGCCTTCCTGGAGCTCTTCATCCTCCGCCTGGCATACAG GTCTAAGCCAGGCGAGGGCAAGCTCATCTTCTGCTCAGGCCTGGTGCTACACCGGCTGCAGTGTGCCCGTGGCTTCGGCGACTGGATTGACAGCATCCTGGCCTTCTCAAGGTCCCTGCACAGCTTGGTTGTCGATGTCCCTGCCTTCGCCTGCCTCTCTGCCCTTGTCCTCATCACCG ACCGGCATGGGCTGCAGGAGCCGCGGCGGGTGGAGGAGCTGCAGAACCGCATCGCCAGCTGCCTGAAGGAGCACGTGGCAGCTGTGGCGGGCGAGCCCCAGCCAGCCAGCTGCCTGTCACGTCTGTTGGGCAAACTGCCCGAGCTGCGGACCCTGTGCACCCAGGGCCTGCAGCGCATCTTCTACCTCAAGCTGGAGGACTTGGTGCCCCCTCCACCCATCATTGACAAGATCTTCATGGACACACTGCCCTTCTGA
- the NR4A1 gene encoding nuclear receptor subfamily 4immunitygroup A member 1 isoform X4 — protein MPCIQAQYGTPAPSPGPRDHLASDPLTPEFIKPTMDLASPEAAPAAPTALPSFSTFMDGYTGEFDTFLYQLPGTVQPCSSASSSASSTSSSSATSPASASFKFEDFQVYGCYPGPLSGPVDEALSSSGSDYYGSPCSAPSPSTPSFQPPQLSPWDGSFGHFSPSQTYEGLRAWTEQLPKASGPPQPPAFFSFSPPTGPSPSLAQSPLKLFPSQATHQLGEGESYSMPTAFPGLASTSPHLEGSGILDAPVTSTKARSGAPGGSEGRCAVCGDNASCQHYGVRTCEGCKGFFKRTVQKNAKYICLANKDCPVDKRRRNRCQFCRFQKCLAVGMVKEVVRTDSLKGRRGRLPSKPKQPPDASPANLLTSLVRAHLDSGPSTAKLDYSKFQELVLPRFGKEDAGDVQQFYDLLSGSLEVIRKWAEKIPGFAELSPADQDLLLESAFLELFILRLAYRSKPGEGKLIFCSGLVLHRLQCARGFGDWIDSILAFSRSLHSLVVDVPAFACLSALVLITDRHGLQEPRRVEELQNRIASCLKEHVAAVAGEPQPASCLSRLLGKLPELRTLCTQGLQRIFYLKLEDLVPPPPIIDKIFMDTLPF, from the exons ATGCCCTGTATCCAAGCCCAATATGGGACACCAGCACCAAGTCCAGGACCCCGTGACCACCTGGCAAGCGACCCCTTGACCCCTGAGTTCATCAAGCCCACCATGGACCTGGCCAGCCCCGAGGCGGCCCCCGCTGCCCCCACTGCCCTGCCCAGCTTCAGCACCTTCATGGACGGCTACACAGGAGAGTTTGACACCTTCCTCTATCAGCTGCCGGGAACAGTCCAGCCAtgctcctcagcctcctcctcagcctcctccacATCCTCGTCCTCAGCCAcctcccctgcctctgcctccttcaAGTTTGAGGACTTCCAGGTGTACGGCTGCTACCCCGGCCCCCTGAGCGGCCCGGTGGATGAGGCCCTGTCCTCCAGTGGCTCTGACTACTATGGCAGCCCCTGCTCGGCCCCATCACCCTCCACGCCCAGCTTCCAGCCGCCCCAGCTCTCTCCCTGGGATGGCTCATTCGGCCACTTCTCGCCTAGCCAGACTTACGAAGGCCTGCGGGCATGGACAGAGCAGCTGCCCAAAGCCTCTGGGCCCCCACAGCCTCCAGCCTTCTTTTCCTTCAGTCCTCCCACCggtcccagccccagcctggctCAGAGCCCCCTGAAGTTGTTCCCCTCACAGGCCACCCAccagctgggggagggagagagctaTTCCATGCCTACGGCCTTCCCAGGTTTGGCATCCACTTCTCCACACCTTGAGGGCTCGGGGATACTGGATGCACCTGTGACCTCAACCAAGGCCCGGAGCGGGGCCCCAGGTGGAAGTGAAGGCCGCTGTGCTGTGTGTGGGGACAACGCGTCGTGCCAGCATTATGGCGTCCGCACCTGCGAGGGCTGCAAGGGCTTCTTCAAG CGCACAGTGCAGAAAAACGCCAAGTACATCTGCCTGGCTAACAAGGACTGCCCTGTGGACAAGAGGCGGCGAAACCGCTGCCAGTTCTGCCGCTTCCAGAAGTGCCTGGCGGTGGGCATGGTGAAGGAAG TTGTCCGAACAGACAGCCTGAAGGGGCGGCGGGGCCGGCTACCTTCAAAACCCAAGCAGCCCCCAGATGCCTCCCCTGCCAATCTCCTCACTTCCCTGGTCCGTGCACACCTGGACTCAGGGCCCAGCACTGCCAAACTGGACTACTCCAAG TTCCAGGAGCTAGTGCTGCCCCGCTTTGGGAAGGAAGATGCTGGGGATGTACAGCAGTTCTACGACCTGCTCTCCGGTTCTCTGGAGGTCATCCGCAAGTGGGCGGAGAAGATCCCTGGCTTTGCTGAGCTGTCACCAGCTGACCAGGACCTGTTGCTGGAGTCGGCCTTCCTGGAGCTCTTCATCCTCCGCCTGGCATACAG GTCTAAGCCAGGCGAGGGCAAGCTCATCTTCTGCTCAGGCCTGGTGCTACACCGGCTGCAGTGTGCCCGTGGCTTCGGCGACTGGATTGACAGCATCCTGGCCTTCTCAAGGTCCCTGCACAGCTTGGTTGTCGATGTCCCTGCCTTCGCCTGCCTCTCTGCCCTTGTCCTCATCACCG ACCGGCATGGGCTGCAGGAGCCGCGGCGGGTGGAGGAGCTGCAGAACCGCATCGCCAGCTGCCTGAAGGAGCACGTGGCAGCTGTGGCGGGCGAGCCCCAGCCAGCCAGCTGCCTGTCACGTCTGTTGGGCAAACTGCCCGAGCTGCGGACCCTGTGCACCCAGGGCCTGCAGCGCATCTTCTACCTCAAGCTGGAGGACTTGGTGCCCCCTCCACCCATCATTGACAAGATCTTCATGGACACACTGCCCTTCTGA
- the NR4A1 gene encoding nuclear receptor subfamily 4immunitygroup A member 1 (The RefSeq protein has 1 substitution compared to this genomic sequence), translated as MPCIQAQYGTPAPSPGPRDHLASDPLTPEFIKPTMDLASPEAAPAAPTALPSFSTFMDGYTGEFDTFLYQLPGTVQPCSSASSSASSTSSSSATSPASASFKFEDFQVYGCYPGPLSGPVDEALSSSGSDYYGSPCSAPSPSTPSFQPPQLSPWDGSFGHFSPSQTYEGLRAWTEQLPKASGPPQPPAFFSFSPPTGPSPSLAQSPLKLFPSQATHQLGEGESYSMPTAFPGLASTSPHLEGSGILDAPVTSTKARSGAPGGSEGRCAVCGDNASCQHYGVRTCEGCKGFFKRTVQKNAKYICLANKDCPVDKRRRNRCQFCRFQKCLAVGMVKEVVRTDSLRGRRGRLPSKPKQPPDASPANLLTSLVRAHLDSGPSTAKLDYSKFQELVLPRFGKEDAGDVQQFYDLLSGSLEVIRKWAEKIPGFAELSPADQDLLLESAFLELFILRLAYRSKPGEGKLIFCSGLVLHRLQCARGFGDWIDSILAFSRSLHSLVVDVPAFACLSALVLITDRHGLQEPRRVEELQNRIASCLKEHVAAVAGEPQPASCLSRLLGKLPELRTLCTQGLQRIFYLKLEDLVPPPPIIDKIFMDTLPF; from the exons ATGCCCTGTATCCAAGCCCAATATGGGACACCAGCACCAAGTCCAGGACCCCGTGACCACCTGGCAAGCGACCCCTTGACCCCTGAGTTCATCAAGCCCACCATGGACCTGGCCAGCCCCGAGGCGGCCCCCGCTGCCCCCACTGCCCTGCCCAGCTTCAGCACCTTCATGGACGGCTACACAGGAGAGTTTGACACCTTCCTCTATCAGCTGCCGGGAACAGTCCAGCCAtgctcctcagcctcctcctcagcctcctccacATCCTCGTCCTCAGCCAcctcccctgcctctgcctccttcaAGTTTGAGGACTTCCAGGTGTACGGCTGCTACCCCGGCCCCCTGAGCGGCCCGGTGGATGAGGCCCTGTCCTCCAGTGGCTCTGACTACTATGGCAGCCCCTGCTCGGCCCCATCACCCTCCACGCCCAGCTTCCAGCCGCCCCAGCTCTCTCCCTGGGATGGCTCATTCGGCCACTTCTCGCCTAGCCAGACTTACGAAGGCCTGCGGGCATGGACAGAGCAGCTGCCCAAAGCCTCTGGGCCCCCACAGCCTCCAGCCTTCTTTTCCTTCAGTCCTCCCACCggtcccagccccagcctggctCAGAGCCCCCTGAAGTTGTTCCCCTCACAGGCCACCCAccagctgggggagggagagagctaTTCCATGCCTACGGCCTTCCCAGGTTTGGCATCCACTTCTCCACACCTTGAGGGCTCGGGGATACTGGATGCACCTGTGACCTCAACCAAGGCCCGGAGCGGGGCCCCAGGTGGAAGTGAAGGCCGCTGTGCTGTGTGTGGGGACAACGCGTCGTGCCAGCATTATGGCGTCCGCACCTGCGAGGGCTGCAAGGGCTTCTTCAAG CGCACAGTGCAGAAAAACGCCAAGTACATCTGCCTGGCTAACAAGGACTGCCCTGTGGACAAGAGGCGGCGAAACCGCTGCCAGTTCTGCCGCTTCCAGAAGTGCCTGGCGGTGGGCATGGTGAAGGAAG TTGTCCGAACAGACAGCCTGAAGGGGCGGCGGGGCCGGCTACCTTCAAAACCCAAGCAGCCCCCAGATGCCTCCCCTGCCAATCTCCTCACTTCCCTGGTCCGTGCACACCTGGACTCAGGGCCCAGCACTGCCAAACTGGACTACTCCAAG TTCCAGGAGCTAGTGCTGCCCCGCTTTGGGAAGGAAGATGCTGGGGATGTACAGCAGTTCTACGACCTGCTCTCCGGTTCTCTGGAGGTCATCCGCAAGTGGGCGGAGAAGATCCCTGGCTTTGCTGAGCTGTCACCAGCTGACCAGGACCTGTTGCTGGAGTCGGCCTTCCTGGAGCTCTTCATCCTCCGCCTGGCATACAG GTCTAAGCCAGGCGAGGGCAAGCTCATCTTCTGCTCAGGCCTGGTGCTACACCGGCTGCAGTGTGCCCGTGGCTTCGGCGACTGGATTGACAGCATCCTGGCCTTCTCAAGGTCCCTGCACAGCTTGGTTGTCGATGTCCCTGCCTTCGCCTGCCTCTCTGCCCTTGTCCTCATCACCG ACCGGCATGGGCTGCAGGAGCCGCGGCGGGTGGAGGAGCTGCAGAACCGCATCGCCAGCTGCCTGAAGGAGCACGTGGCAGCTGTGGCGGGCGAGCCCCAGCCAGCCAGCTGCCTGTCACGTCTGTTGGGCAAACTGCCCGAGCTGCGGACCCTGTGCACCCAGGGCCTGCAGCGCATCTTCTACCTCAAGCTGGAGGACTTGGTGCCCCCTCCACCCATCATTGACAAGATCTTCATGGACACACTGCCCTTCTGA